From Apium graveolens cultivar Ventura chromosome 9, ASM990537v1, whole genome shotgun sequence, the proteins below share one genomic window:
- the LOC141682837 gene encoding putative boron transporter 2, whose translation MEETFVPFRGIKNDLQGRLLCYKQDWTSGFKAGFRILAPTTYIFFASAIPVISFGEQLERSTDGALTAVQTLASTAMCGIIHSVVGGHPLLILGVAEPTVIMYTFLYDFAKQRPELGHKLFLAWTGWVCVWTAVLLFFLAILGACSIINRFTRVAGELFGLLIAMLFMQQAVKGVIDEFRIPEREDPTLTEFTPSWRFSNGMFALVLSFGLLLTALRSRKARSWRYGSGWIRSLIADYGVPLMVLVWTAISYIPSGSVPKGIPRRLFSPNPWSPGAYDNWTVIKDMLNVPILYIIGAFVPATMIAVLYYFDHSVASQLAQQKEFNLRKPSAYHYDLLLLGFLTLICGLLGIPPANGVIPQSPMHTKSLATLKHQLLRNRLVSTARQSMRKNSSLGQLYGNMQEAYKQMQTPLIYQQSSDLGLKELKDSTIQLASSMGNFDAPVDETIFDVEKEIDDLLPVEVKEQRLSNLLQATMVGGCVAAMPFLRMIPTSVLWGYFAFMAIESLPGNQFWERILLLFTAPSRRYKVLEDYHATFVETVPFKTIATFTLFQTAYLLVCFGLTWVPIAGLLFPLMIMLLVPVRQYFLPKFFKGVHLQDLDAAEYEEAPAIPFNLSSMEGEEGTRASSAEVGEILDGMVTRSRGEIKHICSPKITSSTSTPVNDPRNLQSQHIPQKVYSPRINQLRGDQPSPRNFGEGVSSPTGEVKPSTPRKSPLN comes from the exons ATGGAAGAGACATTTGTGCCTTTTCGCGGAATCAAGAATGACCTTCAAGGTAGATTGTTGTGCTACAAGCAAGATTGGACTAGTGGCTTCAAAGCAGGCTTCAG AATTTTGGCTCCCACCACATATATATTCTTTGCCTCGGCCATTCCGGTTATCTCATTCGGGGAGCAGCTCGAAAGAAGCACAG ATGGAGCACTGACAGCCGTTCAAACCCTCGCATCTACTGCAATGTGTGGTATTATACATTCAGTTGTCGGAGGTCACCCGTTGCTTATATTAGGTGTTGCAGAGCCAACTGTGATAATGTACACCTTCTTGTATGACTTTGCTAAACAGAGACCAGAGTTGGGTCATAAGCTCTTTCTTGCATGGACTGGCTG GGTATGCGTTTGGACAGCAGTCTTGCTGTTCTTCTTAGCTATCTTGGGAGCTTGTTCCATCATTAACAGGTTTACACGTGTGGCTGGTGAATTATTTGGCTTGCTGATTGCTATGCTTTTCATGCAACAAGCTGTCAAA GGAGTGATAGATGAGTTTCGTATTCCAGAACGAGAGGATCCAACCTTGACAGAGTTTACCCCTTCGTGGAGATTTTCAAATGGAATGTTTGCGCTGGTTCTGTCATTTGGCCTTTTGCTCACTGCATTACGCAGCAGAAAAGCAAGGTCATGGCGTTATGGATCTG GTTGGATCAGAAGTCTTATTGCAGACTATGGTGTGCCACTCATGGTTTTAGTTTGGACAGCTATTTCCTATATACCCAGTGGAAGTGTTCCAAAAGGGATTCCACGACGACTTTTCAGCCCAAATCCGTGGTCACCTGGTGCATATGACAATTGGACTGTGATCAAG GATATGCTAAATGTGCCCATTCTTTATATAATCGGAGCTTTTGTTCCTGCAACAATGATAGCGGTGCTTTACTATTTTGACCATAGTGTAGCATCCCAACTGGCTCAGCAGAAAGAATTCAATTTGAGGAAACCATCTGCTTATCATTATGACTTGCTTCTTTTGGGGTTCTTG ACCCTGATATGTGGTTTACTTGGAATCCCTCCAGCAAATGGTGTGATCCCCCAGTCCCCAATGCATACCAAGAGTCTGGCAACTCTCAAGCATCAG CTGCTTCGAAATCGACTTGTTTCTACTGCACGTCAAAGCATGAGGAAGAATTCTAGCTTAGGACAACTGTATGGAAACATGCAGGAAGCTTATAAGCAAATGCAGACCCCTTTAATATACCAACAATCCTCAGATCTG GGGCTTAAGGAACTAAAGGACTCAACAATTCAGTTAGCTTCGAGCATGGGGAACTTTGACGCCCCAGTTGATGAAACAATTTTCGATGTTGAGAAGGAGATCGATGATCTCCTGCCTGTTGAGGTGAAAGAACAGCGTCTCAGTAACCTATTACAAGCCACTATGGTTGGAGGATGTGTGGCAGCAATGCCCTTTCTCAGAATGATCCCTACTTCTGTCCTTTGGGGATACTTTGCCTTCATGGCCATCGAAAGTCTACCAGGCAACCAATTTTGGGAAAGGATATTACTTCTCTTCACTGCGCCAAGCAGAAGATACAA AGTTCTAGAAGACTACCATGCTACATTCGTGGAAACTGTGCCATTCAAGACCATCGCTACATTTACACTATTCCAAACAGCGTACTTGCTCGTCTGTTTTGGTCTAACGTGGGTTCCGATTGCAGGACTCTTGTTCCCTCTCATGATTATGCTTTTGGTTCCTGTAAGACAATATTTTCTCCCTAAATTTTTTAAAGGGGTACACTTGCAAGATTTAGATGCAGCAGAGTATGAAGAGGCACCAGCAATACCGTTTAATCTTTCTTCA ATGGAAGGAGAAGAAGGCACTAGAGCTTCTTCTGCGGAGGTTGGAGAAATTTTGGATGGAATGGTAACCAGAAGCCGGGGTGAGATTAAACACATCTGTAGTCCTAAAATCACAAGCTCCACATCAACTCCAGTCAATGATCCTAGAAACCTTCAGAGCCAGCACATCCCACAGAAAGTCTACAGTCCTCGCATCAATCAGCTTAGGGGTGATCAGCCAAGTCCACGAAATTTTGGGGAAGGAGTATCAAGTCCAACCGGAGAAGTCAAGCCATCTACTCCGAGAAAGAGTCCTCTAAACTAG
- the LOC141686311 gene encoding uncharacterized protein LOC141686311: MSTFGVNAMAMNLFQDWQKAQEEGPESKKRPQLQQWCKPPPGWIKINIDASCRVDYDFIGAGCVVWDDNGCFVRARTCRIGGRMQAKEGEARSLREALIWIRQWRSLKCIFEMDVKAVVDAIHGGSGNSIFHTIVDDCVKILKHFEEVLIVFTRRSANKVAHSLAQATYFMPDPMEWLDIAPDFICNVIKDES; the protein is encoded by the coding sequence ATGTCGACTTTTGGGGTTAATGCAATGGCTATGAATTTGTTTCAGGACTGGCAGAAAGCACAAGAGGAAGGGCCTGAGAGTAAAAAACGTCCTCAGTTACAGCAGTGGTGTAAACCACCTCCAGGATGGATAAAAATCAATATCGACGCTTCTTGTCGAGTTGATTATGACTTCATTGGAGCTGGTTGTGTAGTTTGGGATGATAATGGTTGTTTCGTTCGTGCTCGTACTTGTAGAATTGGGGGGAGAATGCAAGCAAAGGAGGGAGAAGCTAGAAGCCTTAGAGAAGCATTAATCTGGATTAGACAATGGAGAAGTTTAAAGTGCATTTTTGAAATGGATGTTAAGGCAGTAGTTGATGCCATTCATGGAGGCAGTGGTAACTCAATATTTCATACAATTGTGGACGATTGTGTGAAAATTCTCAAACACTTCGAGGAAGTGTTAATTGTTTTTACTAGAAGATCTGCGAATAAAGTAGCACATTCGTTAGCTCAAGCTACTTATTTTATGCCAGATCCTATGGAGTGGCTTGATATCGCTCCAGATTTTATTTGTAATGTGATTAAAGATGAAAGTTAA